A stretch of the Lactuca sativa cultivar Salinas chromosome 9, Lsat_Salinas_v11, whole genome shotgun sequence genome encodes the following:
- the LOC111904971 gene encoding glycine-rich protein 5 yields the protein MASSSIGFLLSLTLLFALVVVSFSDDKKQETVDLSKKSGGASEQQIGAAKFGAGWGVGRGGGLGGPRGVGSGMGGGPGGGGGEGGGWGGVAPGGGGAPGVGGIPGVGGIPGFGAPGAAGGTSAGGWGGGGSPGWLGGGGAGLPGWGGGVGPGWGGGGPGWGRGMPGFGGGRGPGIGGGGWNKQEEGGH from the exons ATGGCGTCTTCATCTATAGGTTTTCTTTTGTCGTTAACACTTTTGTTTGCACTTGTCGTCGTTTCTTTTTCAGATGACAAGAAACAAGAAACTGTCGACCTGAGTAAAA AGAGTGGAGGTGCGAGTGAACAGCAAATAGGTGCTGCTAAGTTTGGTGCAGGATGGGGTGTGGGTAGGGGTGGTGGATTGGGTGGACCCCGAGGTGTAGGTTCAGGAATGGGAGGAGGTccaggaggcggtggaggtgaaGGTGGTGGATGGGGTGGAGTTGCTCCAGGTGGTGGTGGTGCTCCTGGTGTTGGTGGTATTCCTGGTGTTGGTGGTATTCCAGGTTTTGGTGCTCCAGGTGCGGCTGGTGGTACTAGTGCAGGTGGATGGGGTGGTGGCGGTAGCCCTGGATGgcttggtggtggtggtgccggGTTGCCTGGTTGGGGAGGTGGCGTTGGCCCTGGATGGGGTGGTGGTGGCCCTGGATGGGGACGTGGTATGCCTGGATTTGGTGGTGGTCGTGGCCCTGGAATCGGCGGCGGTGGTTGGAACAAGCAAGAAGAGGGTGGACACTGA